The Streptomyces luteogriseus genome includes a window with the following:
- a CDS encoding SAM-dependent methyltransferase — translation MTTPPHRTRLTFHGPLSEARADALVQRLTRHRPTTVLDIGCGSGELMLRVLAAAPDANGTGIDLDTDDLARGRKAAADRGLASRARFLEESATGTTRGPADLVLCVGSSQALGGRLPEALGELRRLVTDHGRVLLGEGFWQRTPSPDELSRMWPDAAVTDHHDLTTLIGLAIEAGFRPEWTETASLDEWEEFESGYLADTEVWLAEHPRHPLAEETRQRVDRHRARWLTYRGILGLAYLTLVPTV, via the coding sequence ATGACCACACCACCCCACCGCACCCGCCTCACCTTCCACGGCCCGCTGTCCGAGGCCCGGGCGGACGCCCTCGTCCAACGCCTCACCCGCCACCGCCCCACCACGGTCCTGGACATCGGCTGCGGTTCGGGCGAGCTGATGCTCCGCGTCCTGGCCGCCGCCCCGGATGCGAACGGCACCGGCATCGACCTGGACACCGACGATCTGGCGCGGGGGCGGAAGGCCGCCGCGGACCGCGGACTGGCGTCCCGGGCCCGCTTCCTGGAGGAGTCCGCCACCGGCACCACCCGGGGCCCCGCCGACCTCGTCCTGTGCGTGGGGTCGAGCCAGGCCCTCGGCGGCCGGCTCCCCGAGGCGCTCGGGGAACTCCGCCGCCTGGTCACCGACCACGGCCGCGTGCTGCTCGGCGAGGGCTTCTGGCAGCGCACACCGAGCCCCGACGAGCTGTCCCGCATGTGGCCCGACGCGGCGGTCACCGACCACCACGACCTCACGACGCTCATCGGCCTGGCGATCGAGGCCGGGTTCAGGCCGGAGTGGACGGAGACCGCGAGCCTCGACGAGTGGGAGGAGTTCGAGTCGGGGTACCTCGCGGACACCGAGGTATGGCTCGCCGAGCACCCCCGTCACCCCTTGGCGGAGGAGACACGGCAGCGCGTCGACCGGCACCGAGCCCGGTGGCTCACCTACCGCGGCATCCTCGGCCTCGCGTACCTCACCCTCGTACCGACCGTCTGA
- the pdhA gene encoding pyruvate dehydrogenase (acetyl-transferring) E1 component subunit alpha, translated as MTVESTAARTPRRSAGSKAGTTGTKRTRTTAKKDAGTEPQLVQLLTPEGKRVKNAEYDKYVAGITPEELRGLYRDMVLTRRFDAEATSLQRQGELGLWASLLGQEAAQIGSGRATREDDYVFPTYREHGVAWCRGVDPANLLGMFRGVNNGGWDPNSNNFQLYTIVIGSQTLHATGYAMGVAKDGADSAVIAYFGDGASSQGDVAESFTFSAVYNAPVVFFCQNNQWAISEPTEKQSRVPIYQRAQGFGFPGVRVDGNDVLGVLAVTRWALERARGGEGPTLVEAFTYRMGAHTTSDDPTRYRGDEERQAWEAKDPILRLRRYLEASNHADEGFFAELEAESEALGKRVREAVRAMPDPDHFAIFENAYADGHALVDEERAQFAAYQASFADEGGN; from the coding sequence GTGACCGTGGAGAGCACTGCCGCTCGCACACCGCGACGCAGCGCCGGAAGCAAGGCCGGCACCACCGGCACCAAGCGCACCCGCACGACCGCCAAGAAGGACGCCGGCACCGAGCCCCAGCTCGTGCAGCTGCTGACGCCCGAGGGCAAGCGCGTCAAGAACGCCGAGTACGACAAGTACGTCGCCGGCATCACTCCGGAAGAGCTCCGCGGCCTCTACCGCGACATGGTGCTCACCCGCCGCTTCGACGCCGAGGCCACCTCCCTGCAGCGCCAGGGCGAGCTGGGCCTGTGGGCGTCGCTGCTCGGCCAGGAGGCCGCCCAGATCGGGTCCGGCCGGGCCACCCGCGAGGACGACTACGTCTTCCCGACCTACCGCGAGCACGGCGTGGCCTGGTGCCGCGGCGTCGACCCCGCCAACCTGCTGGGGATGTTCCGCGGTGTGAACAACGGCGGCTGGGACCCCAACAGCAACAACTTCCAGCTGTACACGATCGTCATCGGCTCCCAGACGCTGCACGCCACCGGCTACGCCATGGGCGTCGCCAAGGACGGCGCCGACAGTGCGGTGATCGCGTACTTCGGCGACGGCGCATCCAGCCAGGGCGACGTGGCCGAGTCCTTCACCTTCTCCGCGGTCTACAACGCCCCGGTCGTGTTCTTCTGCCAGAACAACCAGTGGGCCATCTCCGAGCCGACCGAGAAGCAGTCCCGCGTGCCGATCTACCAGCGCGCCCAGGGCTTCGGCTTCCCGGGCGTCCGGGTCGACGGCAACGACGTGCTCGGCGTCCTCGCGGTCACCCGCTGGGCCCTGGAGCGGGCCCGCGGCGGCGAGGGCCCGACCCTCGTCGAGGCGTTCACCTACCGCATGGGCGCCCACACCACCTCCGACGACCCGACCCGCTACCGGGGCGACGAGGAGCGCCAGGCCTGGGAGGCGAAGGACCCGATCCTGCGCCTTCGCCGCTACCTGGAGGCCTCGAACCACGCGGACGAGGGATTCTTCGCGGAACTGGAGGCCGAGTCCGAGGCGTTGGGCAAACGAGTGCGCGAGGCGGTCCGTGCCATGCCGGACCCGGACCACTTCGCGATCTTCGAGAACGCCTACGCGGACGGGCACGCGCTCGTCGACGAGGAGCGCGCCCAGTTCGCCGCGTACCAGGCGTCCTTCGCCGATGAGGGGGGTAACTGA
- a CDS encoding DUF6458 family protein, producing MGLGGCIILIAVGAILTFATDWDMQGVNLDLVGIILMIVGLIGVTTFSSIARRRRVVVPPTTPGVVEDPAVHHRRDGYSDGYGV from the coding sequence ATGGGCCTCGGCGGATGCATCATCCTCATCGCCGTGGGAGCCATCCTCACGTTCGCGACCGACTGGGACATGCAGGGGGTCAACCTCGACCTCGTCGGCATCATCCTGATGATCGTCGGACTGATCGGCGTCACCACGTTCAGCAGCATCGCCAGGCGCCGGCGCGTGGTGGTGCCCCCGACGACGCCCGGTGTCGTCGAGGACCCGGCGGTCCACCACCGCCGCGACGGCTACAGCGACGGATACGGGGTATGA
- a CDS encoding MFS transporter, with product MSAVAIPGDPPGGRRALAVWGTGVSVYFVAVIFRTSLGVAGLDAADRFHVNASALSTFSILQLLVYAGMQIPVGLLVDRLGTKKVLALGAVLFTAGQLGFAFSPSYGTALASRALLGCGDALTFISVLRLGSRWFPARRGPLVAQFAGLVGMAGNLVSTLVLARLLHGIGWTAAFAGSAAAGAVVLVLVLLFLKDHPEGHEPEPLPHQGAAYVRRQIAASWREPGTRLGLWVHFTTQFPAMVFLLLWGLPFLVEAQGLSRAVAGELLTLVVLSNMVVGLVYGQIVARHHGARLPLALGTVGTTAALWAATLAYPGRHAPMWLLIVLCTVLGACGPASMIGFDFARPANPPERQGTASGITNMGGFVASMTTLFAIGVLLDATGDDYSLAFSVVFVLQAAGVSQILRLRRQAARRERERLVASRVETVHVPA from the coding sequence ATGAGCGCCGTCGCGATACCCGGCGACCCGCCCGGCGGCCGCCGGGCCCTGGCCGTCTGGGGCACGGGCGTCTCCGTCTACTTCGTCGCGGTCATCTTCCGCACGTCCCTGGGCGTGGCCGGCCTCGACGCCGCCGACCGCTTCCACGTGAACGCCTCCGCCCTGTCCACCTTCTCCATCCTCCAGCTGCTGGTCTACGCGGGCATGCAGATCCCCGTCGGCCTGCTGGTCGACCGGCTCGGCACCAAGAAGGTGCTGGCGCTCGGCGCGGTGCTGTTCACGGCCGGGCAGCTGGGCTTCGCCTTCTCCCCCTCGTACGGCACGGCCCTCGCCTCCCGGGCGCTGCTCGGCTGCGGTGACGCCCTCACGTTCATCAGCGTGCTGCGTCTCGGCAGCCGCTGGTTCCCGGCCCGCCGCGGGCCGCTGGTCGCCCAGTTCGCGGGACTGGTCGGCATGGCGGGCAACCTGGTCTCCACGCTCGTCCTGGCCCGGCTGCTGCACGGCATCGGCTGGACGGCGGCGTTCGCCGGCAGCGCGGCGGCCGGTGCCGTGGTGCTCGTCCTGGTGCTGCTGTTCCTCAAGGACCACCCGGAGGGCCACGAGCCCGAGCCGCTCCCGCACCAGGGCGCGGCCTACGTACGGCGGCAGATCGCCGCCTCCTGGCGGGAGCCCGGGACGCGGCTCGGCCTCTGGGTGCACTTCACCACCCAGTTCCCGGCGATGGTGTTCCTGCTGCTGTGGGGCCTGCCGTTCCTCGTCGAGGCACAGGGGCTGTCCCGGGCGGTGGCCGGTGAACTCCTCACCCTCGTCGTCCTGTCGAACATGGTGGTGGGCCTGGTCTACGGCCAGATCGTCGCCCGGCACCACGGGGCGCGGCTGCCGCTCGCGCTCGGCACGGTCGGCACGACGGCGGCCCTGTGGGCGGCGACCCTCGCCTACCCGGGCCGGCACGCCCCGATGTGGCTGCTGATCGTGCTGTGCACGGTGCTCGGGGCCTGCGGACCCGCGTCGATGATCGGCTTCGACTTCGCCCGCCCGGCCAACCCGCCCGAACGCCAGGGCACCGCCTCCGGCATCACCAACATGGGCGGCTTCGTCGCCTCCATGACCACGCTGTTCGCGATCGGTGTGCTCCTGGACGCCACCGGCGACGACTACTCCCTGGCCTTCTCGGTGGTGTTCGTCCTCCAGGCGGCCGGCGTCTCCCAGATCCTGCGGCTGCGCAGGCAGGCGGCACGGCGCGAGCGGGAGAGGCTGGTGGCCAGCAGGGTGGAGACGGTGCACGTCCCCGCGTGA
- a CDS encoding D-alanyl-D-alanine carboxypeptidase family protein: MITGIKGTRLRRAAAVAVTTGAMLATGALTVAPAQAASAPSIAAKGGYVMNNATGKSLYTKAADTRRSTGSTTKIMTALVVLKQSNLNMDSKVTIQKAYSDYIVDNNYASNAKLIVGDKVTVRQLLYGLMLPSGCDAAYALADKFGSGSTRSARVKSFIGKMNTTAKNLGLKNTHFDSFDGIGHGANYSTPRDLTKLASAAMKNTTFRTVVKTKKYTAKTTTKSGGTRTMAPWENTNPLLSSYSGAIGVKTGSGPEAKYCLVFAATRSGKTVIGTVLASTGLDARKSDATKLLNYGFSR, encoded by the coding sequence TTGATAACCGGCATTAAGGGCACTCGTCTCCGCAGAGCTGCGGCCGTCGCCGTCACCACCGGCGCCATGCTCGCGACCGGCGCCCTCACCGTCGCGCCGGCGCAGGCCGCCTCGGCGCCCTCCATCGCCGCCAAGGGCGGCTACGTGATGAACAACGCGACCGGCAAGTCGCTTTACACCAAGGCGGCCGACACGCGCCGCTCGACCGGCTCGACCACCAAGATCATGACCGCCCTGGTGGTGCTGAAGCAGTCGAACCTGAACATGGACAGCAAGGTCACGATCCAGAAGGCGTACAGCGACTACATCGTCGACAACAACTACGCGTCCAACGCGAAGCTGATCGTCGGCGACAAGGTCACCGTCCGCCAGCTGCTGTACGGGCTGATGCTGCCGTCCGGCTGTGACGCCGCGTACGCGCTCGCCGACAAGTTCGGCTCGGGCTCGACGCGCTCGGCCCGCGTGAAGTCGTTCATCGGCAAAATGAACACCACCGCCAAGAACCTGGGTCTGAAGAACACCCACTTCGACTCGTTCGACGGCATCGGCCACGGCGCCAACTACTCCACGCCGCGCGACCTGACCAAGCTCGCCAGCGCCGCGATGAAGAACACCACGTTCCGCACGGTCGTCAAGACGAAGAAGTACACGGCGAAGACGACCACCAAGTCCGGCGGCACGCGGACGATGGCGCCGTGGGAGAACACCAACCCGCTGCTCAGCAGCTACAGCGGCGCGATCGGTGTGAAGACCGGTTCCGGCCCGGAGGCGAAGTACTGCCTGGTCTTCGCCGCCACCCGCAGCGGCAAGACGGTCATCGGCACGGTCCTCGCCTCGACCGGCCTGGACGCCCGCAAGTCGGACGCCACGAAGCTGCTCAACTACGGCTTCAGCAGGTAG
- a CDS encoding alpha-ketoacid dehydrogenase subunit beta, with the protein MADKMALAKAINESLRRALESDPKVLIMGEDVGKLGGVFRVTDGLQKDFGESRVIDTPLAESGIVGTAIGLALRGYRPVVEIQFDGFVFPAYDQIVTQLAKMHARSLGKVKLPVVVRIPYGGGIGAVEHHSESPESLFAHVAGLKVVSPSNASDAYWMMQQAIQSDDPVIFFEPKRRYWDKGEVNAEAIPGPLHKAQVVREGTDLTLAAYGPMVKLCQEVADAAAEEGKNLEILDLRSVSPLDFDSIQASVEKTRRLVVVHEAPVFFGSGAEIAARITERCFYHLEAPVLRVGGYHAPYPPARLEEEYLPNLDRVLDAVDRSLAY; encoded by the coding sequence ATGGCCGACAAGATGGCACTGGCCAAGGCGATCAACGAGTCGCTGCGCCGCGCCCTGGAATCCGACCCCAAGGTCCTGATCATGGGCGAGGACGTCGGCAAGCTCGGCGGCGTCTTCCGGGTCACGGACGGCCTGCAGAAGGACTTCGGCGAGAGCCGCGTCATCGACACCCCGCTCGCCGAGTCGGGCATCGTCGGCACGGCGATCGGCCTGGCCCTGCGCGGCTACCGTCCGGTGGTGGAGATCCAGTTCGACGGCTTCGTCTTCCCGGCGTACGACCAGATCGTCACGCAGCTCGCGAAGATGCACGCCCGCTCGCTGGGCAAGGTCAAGCTCCCGGTCGTCGTGCGCATCCCCTACGGCGGCGGCATCGGCGCGGTGGAGCACCACTCCGAGTCGCCCGAGTCGCTCTTCGCGCACGTGGCGGGCCTGAAGGTGGTCAGCCCGTCGAACGCGTCGGACGCGTACTGGATGATGCAGCAGGCCATCCAGAGCGACGACCCGGTGATCTTCTTCGAGCCCAAGCGCCGCTACTGGGACAAGGGCGAGGTCAACGCGGAGGCGATCCCGGGCCCGCTGCACAAGGCCCAGGTGGTCCGCGAGGGCACCGACCTGACCCTGGCCGCCTACGGCCCGATGGTGAAGCTCTGCCAGGAGGTGGCCGACGCCGCCGCCGAGGAGGGCAAGAACCTGGAGATCCTGGACCTGCGCTCGGTCTCCCCGCTCGACTTCGACTCGATCCAGGCCTCGGTGGAGAAGACGCGCCGCCTGGTCGTCGTCCACGAGGCCCCGGTGTTCTTCGGGTCGGGCGCGGAGATCGCCGCCCGGATCACGGAGCGCTGCTTCTACCACCTGGAGGCCCCGGTGCTCCGGGTCGGCGGCTACCACGCGCCGTACCCGCCGGCCCGCCTGGAGGAGGAGTACCTGCCGAACCTGGACCGGGTACTGGACGCCGTCGACCGCTCGCTGGCGTACTGA
- a CDS encoding LURP-one-related/scramblase family protein, producing the protein MRFLVYDRLLGFGDDYWIEDDRGSKVFLVDGKALRLRDTWELKDTQGRVLVDIHQKMLALRDTMVLQRSGEPLATIRRKRLSLLRNHYRVSLADGNELDVSGKILDREFAVEYDGELLAVISRRWLTVRDTYGVDVVREDADPALLIAVAVCVIHLAEKERED; encoded by the coding sequence ATGAGATTCCTCGTGTACGACCGGCTCCTCGGCTTCGGTGACGACTACTGGATCGAGGACGACCGCGGCAGCAAGGTGTTCCTCGTCGACGGCAAGGCCCTGCGGCTGCGGGACACCTGGGAGCTGAAGGACACCCAGGGGCGCGTCCTCGTCGACATCCACCAGAAGATGCTCGCTCTGCGCGACACCATGGTGCTCCAGCGGAGCGGTGAGCCGCTGGCGACGATCCGCCGCAAGCGGCTGTCGCTGCTGCGCAACCACTACCGGGTGTCCCTCGCCGACGGCAACGAGCTGGACGTCAGCGGCAAGATCCTCGACCGGGAGTTCGCCGTCGAGTACGACGGGGAGCTGCTGGCGGTGATCTCCCGGCGGTGGCTGACCGTCCGGGACACCTACGGTGTGGACGTCGTCCGCGAGGACGCTGATCCGGCACTGCTGATCGCGGTGGCCGTGTGCGTGATCCACCTGGCGGAGAAGGAACGGGAGGACTGA
- a CDS encoding GntR family transcriptional regulator: MTLAVKQPPAADRVYAHVKQGVLERRYEGGTLLTEGELAEAVGVSRTPVREALLRLEAEGLIRLYPKKGALVLPVSAQEIADVVETRLLVEEHAARKAVPAPAGLIERLEELLARQKKQAAAGDFAGAAVTDRCFHAEIVRSGGNEILSRLYDQLRDRQLRMGVAVMHSHPDRIAKTLAEHEEILEALRSNDAETAVGLVHRHIGWFSHLARGEVR, translated from the coding sequence ATGACCTTGGCCGTGAAGCAACCGCCCGCCGCCGACCGCGTCTACGCCCATGTCAAACAGGGCGTCCTGGAGCGTCGCTACGAGGGCGGGACCCTTCTCACCGAGGGCGAGCTCGCCGAAGCCGTGGGAGTCTCCCGCACACCGGTCCGCGAGGCGCTGCTCCGGCTGGAGGCCGAGGGGCTGATCCGGCTCTACCCGAAGAAGGGCGCCCTCGTCCTGCCCGTCTCCGCGCAGGAGATCGCCGACGTCGTCGAGACGCGGCTGCTCGTCGAGGAGCACGCGGCGCGCAAGGCCGTACCCGCGCCCGCCGGGCTCATCGAGCGCCTCGAGGAGCTGCTGGCCCGGCAGAAGAAGCAGGCCGCCGCCGGGGACTTCGCCGGTGCCGCCGTCACCGACCGCTGCTTCCACGCCGAGATCGTCCGCAGCGGCGGCAACGAGATCCTCTCCCGCCTCTACGACCAGCTGCGCGACCGCCAGCTGCGGATGGGCGTCGCCGTCATGCACTCCCACCCGGACCGCATCGCCAAGACCCTCGCCGAGCACGAGGAGATCCTCGAAGCGCTGCGCTCGAACGACGCGGAGACGGCCGTCGGCCTCGTCCACCGGCACATCGGCTGGTTCTCGCATCTGGCCCGGGGGGAGGTCCGATGA
- a CDS encoding carbon-nitrogen family hydrolase, which produces MRASVIQIAVNEDESVEARRRRVAAMVREQAGSDLVVLPELWTTGAFAYEAFGREAEPLEGPTYEAMAKAASDAGVWLHAGSVPERDPDGPLYNTSLVFSPSGDLAAAYRKIHRFGFDKGEAVLMGAGTELVTVRLPETTLGLSTCYDLRFPELFRGLVDAGAETLVVSAGWPERRRSHWTLLAQARAVENQAFVVACGTAGTHAGVPQAGHSIVVDPWGEVLARAGADEEVLTVEFDPGKVATTREQFPALKDRMLGLQPPRRP; this is translated from the coding sequence GTGCGCGCCTCTGTGATCCAGATCGCCGTGAACGAGGACGAATCGGTCGAAGCGCGCCGCCGACGCGTGGCGGCGATGGTCCGTGAGCAGGCCGGGTCCGATCTCGTCGTCCTGCCGGAGCTGTGGACCACGGGTGCCTTCGCCTACGAGGCGTTCGGGCGCGAGGCCGAGCCGCTCGAGGGGCCGACGTACGAGGCGATGGCGAAGGCCGCCAGCGACGCGGGCGTGTGGCTGCACGCCGGTTCCGTCCCGGAGCGAGACCCCGACGGGCCGCTCTACAACACCTCCCTCGTCTTCTCCCCCTCCGGCGATCTGGCCGCCGCCTACCGCAAGATCCACCGCTTCGGCTTCGACAAGGGCGAGGCCGTGCTGATGGGCGCGGGCACGGAACTGGTGACGGTGCGTCTGCCCGAGACGACCCTGGGCCTGTCCACCTGCTACGACCTCCGTTTCCCCGAGCTCTTCCGCGGTCTCGTCGACGCCGGTGCCGAGACGCTCGTGGTCTCGGCGGGCTGGCCGGAGCGCCGCCGGTCCCACTGGACGCTGCTGGCCCAGGCGCGGGCGGTCGAGAACCAGGCGTTCGTCGTCGCATGTGGAACGGCCGGGACGCACGCGGGAGTTCCGCAGGCCGGTCACTCGATCGTGGTCGACCCCTGGGGCGAGGTGCTGGCCCGGGCCGGCGCCGACGAGGAGGTCCTTACGGTGGAGTTCGACCCGGGGAAGGTCGCGACGACCCGGGAGCAGTTCCCGGCGCTGAAGGACCGGATGCTGGGCCTCCAGCCGCCTCGCAGGCCCTGA
- a CDS encoding maleylpyruvate isomerase family mycothiol-dependent enzyme, protein MSLHSTLQPYADAWTHSVEAISELVQPLAEAEWNRRTPCPGWSVRDVVSHVIGLDCEMLGDPRPIHSLPRDLFHVTNEHQRYMEMQVDVRRHHTAPEMTSELEYVIIRRNRQLRNESRDPGTKVRGPLGSELTLEESMRRHAFDVWVHEQDLRTALGRPGNLDSPGALVARDVLLGELPRVVAEDAQAPRSSAIVFDVHGPVEFLRTIRVDIQGRGTLETAPALGPAATLTLDWETYVRLACGRVTPESVSDRLKTEGDPELTAAILRNFTVTQ, encoded by the coding sequence GTGAGTCTGCATTCCACCCTCCAGCCCTACGCCGACGCCTGGACCCACTCCGTCGAAGCGATATCCGAGCTGGTCCAGCCGCTCGCGGAGGCCGAATGGAACCGGCGGACGCCGTGCCCGGGGTGGTCGGTGCGGGACGTGGTCTCCCATGTCATCGGCCTGGACTGCGAGATGCTCGGCGACCCGCGGCCCATCCACAGCCTCCCGCGCGACCTCTTCCACGTCACCAACGAGCACCAGCGCTACATGGAGATGCAGGTCGACGTCCGCCGCCACCACACGGCGCCGGAGATGACCTCCGAGCTCGAGTACGTGATCATCCGCCGCAACCGGCAGCTGCGCAACGAGTCGCGTGACCCGGGCACGAAGGTACGCGGGCCGCTCGGCAGCGAGCTCACCCTGGAAGAGTCGATGCGGCGGCACGCGTTCGACGTGTGGGTGCACGAGCAGGACCTGCGCACGGCCCTCGGCCGACCCGGCAACCTCGACTCCCCCGGCGCGCTGGTCGCCCGTGACGTGCTGCTCGGCGAACTCCCGCGCGTGGTGGCCGAGGACGCGCAGGCGCCGCGCAGTTCGGCGATCGTCTTCGACGTGCACGGGCCCGTGGAGTTCCTGCGCACGATCCGCGTCGACATCCAGGGCCGCGGCACCCTGGAAACGGCCCCCGCCCTCGGCCCCGCCGCGACCCTCACGCTCGACTGGGAGACGTACGTCCGCCTGGCCTGCGGCCGCGTGACGCCGGAGTCGGTGTCCGACCGGCTGAAGACGGAGGGCGACCCGGAACTGACGGCGGCGATCCTGAGGAACTTCACGGTGACGCAGTAG
- a CDS encoding dihydrolipoamide acetyltransferase family protein, which produces MTEASVREFKMPDVGEGLTEAEILKWYVQPGDTVTDGQVVCEVETAKAAVELPIPYDGVVRDLHFPEGTTVDVGTAIIAVDVGGGSAAPAPATAQPAAAQPAAAAPAEEPKAAGSGRQPVLVGYGVATSSTRRRPRKGPEVPVQQASTAIQTELNGHAPTAPAAPAPQAPAAPAGTDRPLAKPPVRKLAKDLGVDLTTVVPTGPDGIITREDVHAAVAAAVPAAPEPSVASAPAAERTTPASYDTTRETRIPVKGVRKATAAAMVGSAFTAPHVTEFVTVDVTRTMKLVEELKADKEFAGLRVNPLLLIAKALLVAIRRNPDVNASWDEAAQEIVVKHYVNLGIAAATPRGLIVPNIKDAHAKTLPQLAESLGELVSTARDGKTSPAAMQGGTVTITNVGVFGVDTGTPILNPGESAILAVGAIKPQPWVHKGKVKPRQVTTLALSFDHRLVDGELGSKVLADVAAILEQPKRLITWA; this is translated from the coding sequence ATGACGGAAGCGTCCGTGCGCGAGTTCAAGATGCCCGACGTGGGCGAGGGACTCACCGAGGCCGAGATCCTCAAGTGGTACGTCCAGCCCGGTGACACGGTCACCGACGGCCAAGTGGTCTGCGAGGTCGAGACGGCGAAGGCGGCCGTCGAGCTGCCCATCCCGTACGACGGTGTGGTCCGGGATCTGCACTTCCCCGAGGGCACCACGGTCGACGTGGGCACGGCGATCATCGCGGTGGACGTGGGCGGCGGCAGCGCCGCACCCGCTCCCGCAACCGCTCAGCCGGCCGCCGCGCAGCCCGCGGCGGCAGCTCCCGCCGAGGAGCCCAAGGCCGCGGGGTCGGGGCGCCAGCCGGTCTTGGTGGGCTACGGGGTGGCGACCTCGTCCACCCGCCGCCGCCCCCGCAAGGGTCCGGAGGTCCCGGTCCAGCAGGCCTCGACGGCGATCCAGACGGAGCTGAACGGCCACGCGCCGACGGCCCCGGCCGCGCCCGCCCCGCAGGCTCCGGCCGCCCCGGCCGGCACGGACCGCCCGCTGGCCAAGCCCCCCGTCCGCAAGCTGGCCAAGGACCTGGGCGTCGACCTGACGACGGTGGTCCCGACCGGCCCGGACGGCATCATCACCCGCGAGGACGTGCACGCGGCGGTCGCCGCCGCCGTCCCGGCGGCCCCCGAGCCGTCGGTCGCGTCCGCCCCGGCCGCGGAGCGGACGACCCCGGCCTCGTACGACACCACGCGCGAGACCCGGATCCCGGTCAAGGGTGTCCGCAAGGCGACGGCGGCCGCGATGGTCGGCTCGGCGTTCACCGCGCCGCATGTCACCGAGTTCGTGACGGTCGACGTCACGCGCACGATGAAACTGGTCGAGGAGCTGAAGGCGGACAAGGAGTTCGCGGGCCTGCGCGTGAACCCCCTGCTGCTGATCGCCAAGGCGCTGCTGGTCGCGATCCGCCGTAACCCGGACGTCAACGCGTCCTGGGACGAGGCCGCCCAGGAGATCGTGGTCAAGCACTACGTGAACCTGGGCATCGCGGCGGCGACCCCGCGCGGTCTGATCGTGCCGAACATCAAGGACGCGCACGCCAAGACGCTGCCGCAGCTGGCCGAGTCGCTGGGCGAGCTGGTGTCGACGGCCAGGGACGGCAAGACCTCCCCGGCGGCGATGCAGGGCGGCACGGTGACGATCACCAACGTCGGCGTCTTCGGCGTCGACACGGGCACGCCGATCCTCAACCCGGGCGAGTCCGCGATCCTCGCGGTCGGAGCGATCAAGCCGCAGCCCTGGGTCCACAAGGGCAAGGTGAAGCCCCGTCAGGTCACCACCCTGGCCCTGTCGTTCGACCACCGCCTGGTCGACGGCGAGCTGGGCTCGAAGGTCCTGGCCGACGTGGCGGCGATCCTGGAGCAGCCGAAGCGCCTGATCACCTGGGCGTGA